One stretch of Cyclopterus lumpus isolate fCycLum1 chromosome 10, fCycLum1.pri, whole genome shotgun sequence DNA includes these proteins:
- the glod5 gene encoding glyoxalase domain-containing protein 5 codes for MHYRICRSPSSLSTSLGVLANVLLQLVHSPQRRETRKCPCHSTARTMALRRVGARLLHFQRDGFTTASVQTLVRLKRTCPVQVSRLDHLVLTVKSVPDTIKFYSSVLGMEVITFKGTRKALGFGQQKFNLHQLGQEFEPKAKHPTTGSADLCLITKTPLATVASHLKVCGVEIEEGPVERSGAVGSITSLYFRDPDHNLIELSNYNQTTSVGTS; via the exons ATGCATTACAGAATATGCAGAAG cCCCTCGTCGTTATCGACGTCACTCGGTGTTCTGGCCAatgtgctgctgcagctcgtTCATAGTCCACAGAGGAGGGAAACCAGGAAGTGCCCGTGTCACAGTACGGCGAGGACGATGGCTCTTCGGAGAGTTGGGGCTCGATTGTTGCACTTTCAGAGAGACGGGTTCACG ACTGCCTCCGTCCAAACGCTTGTCAGACTCAAACGAACCTGTCCTGTTCAAGTGAGCCGTCTCGATCATTTGGTTCTTACAGTGAAAAGTGTGCCAGACACCATCAAGTTCTACTCCTCGGTCCTTGGCATGGAGGTCATCACTTTCAAG GGAACCCGTAAGGCCCTGGGTTTTGGCCAGCAGAAGTTTAACCTTCACCAGCTGGGTCAGGAGTTTGAGCCCAAAGCCAAGCATCCAACCACAGGCTCCGCAGATCTGTGCCTCATCACCAAAACCCCCCTGGCTACGGTGGCTTCACATCTGAAG GTTTGTGGGGTCGAGATCGAGGAAGGTCCAGTGGAAAGGAGCGGAGCTGTGGGGAGCATCACCTCGCTCTACTTCAGAGACCCGGACCACAATCTCATTGAACTGTCGAACTATAACCAGACAACATCAGTGGGAACTTCTTAA
- the irg1l gene encoding immunoresponsive gene 1, like, giving the protein MISTLQKTIRPVWAVRGLHKSAVEALKGPAHEDTVTASYGKFISEVKPQHLSSAVLHRSKRMVLDSIGVGLIGSTTDVFELALQHCQQMYAPDDISSVYGRRGTRLSPTLAAFVNGVATHSMDFDDTWHPATHPSGAVLPAVLALSDMMSANSKPCGLDFLLAFNIGIEIQGRLMRFSSEAHNIPKRFHPPSVVGTMGSAAACARLLSLDHSQCSHALAIAASLSGAPMANAATQSKPLHIGNASRFGLEAALLASRGLEASPLVLDAVAGVAGFNAFYEDYVPQPLESPNDNGHMFLLEEQDMGFKRFPAHLGMHWVADAAASVHKLLVGFGPGTFSPATVQEILLRVPKSKYIDRPFPDSEHEARHSFQFNACSALLDGEVTVQSFSPAAMRRPDLLALLSRVHVEYPQDNPANFNSMYGEIQVTLVGGDILKGRCDTFYGHWRNPLTNESLRKKFRNNAGVVLLPEKVERLIDVVEELDRLGDCRTLLSQLY; this is encoded by the exons ATGATCTCCACATTACAg AAAACCATAAGACCAGTGTGGGCTGTGAGAGGACTGCACAAGTCTGCAGTGGAGG CCTTGAAGGGTCCGGCCCATGAGGACACAGTCACAGCCAGTTATGGAAAGTTCATCAGTGAAGTGAAGCCCCAGCACTTGTCCTCCGCCGTGCTCCACCGCAGCAAAAGAATGGTGCTAGACAGCATTGGAGTTGGTCTAATTGGCAGCACAACAGATGTGTTTGAGTTGGCCCTGCAGCACTGCCAG CAAATGTATGCTCCTGATGACATCAGCTCAGTGTATGGCCGCAGGGGCACCAGACTCTCCCCGACACTTGCAGCTTTCGTCAATGGAGTGGCT aCTCACTCCATGGACTTTGATGATACATGGCACCCTGCCACTCATCCCTCAGGAGCGGTCCTTCCTGCTGTGTTAGCTCTCAGTGACATGATGTCTGCGAACAGCAAACCTTGTGGTCTGGATTTCCTGCTGGCATTCAACATCGGCATTGAGATCCAAGGCAGATTGATGAGGTTCTCTTCTGAAGCCCACAACATCCCCAAGAG GTTTCACCCTCCCAGTGTGGTGGGGACCATGGGAAGTGCGGCTGCATGTGCTCGCCTCTTGTCTTTGGATCACTCCCAGTGCAGTCATGCATTGGCTATAGCGGCTTCTCTATCAGGAGCCCCAATGGCTAACGCAGCCACTCAGTCGAAACCCCTCCACATCGGTAATGCCTCGCGTTTCGGGCTAGAGGCTGCTCTGCTGGCCTCCCGAGGCCTTGAAGCGAGTCCCCTGGTCCTGGATGCTGTTGCCGGTGTGGCCGGCTTCAATGCTTTTTATGAAGACTATGTGCCGCAGCCTTTAGAATCGCCCAATGATAACGGCCATATGTtcctgctggaggagcaggacaTGGGCTTCAAGCGCTTCCCTGCCCATCTGGGGATGCATTGGGTGGCAGATGCTGCAGCCTCGGTCCATAAGCTTCTTGTGGGGTTTGGCCCCGGCACGTTTTCTCCAGCTACAGTCCAAGAAATCCTGCTCAGAGTACCCAAATCAAAGTACATTGACAGGCCTTTCCCTGACTCTGAGCATGAGGCCCGCCACTCCTTCCAATTCAATGCTTGCAGCGCTCTCCTCGACGGGGAGGTGACTGTGCAGTCTTTCTCACCCGCTGCCATGAGACGCCCTGACCTGCTCGCTCTGCTGAGCCGCGTTCACGTTGAGTATCCCCAAGACAACCCAGCTAATTTCAACAGCATGTATGGCGAAATCCAGGTGACACTTGTTGGGGGTGACATTCTGAAGGGACGCTGTGACACCTTCTACGGTCACTGGCGCAACCCGCTGACCAATGAGAGCTTGAGAAAGAAGTTTAGAAACAACGCAGGGGTGGTGCTTCTCCCAGAGAAGGTTGAGAGGCTGATTGATGTGGTGGAGGAGCTCGACAGACTTGGAGACTGCAGGACTCTTCTATCACAACTgtactga
- the si:ch211-153b23.3 gene encoding uncharacterized protein si:ch211-153b23.3 has product MATSDGFPASFYGEPGVLGMLSNGISAFLVLLQNFNTATTGNAPVGVENILAGVHLILIGGICQLVAGLLSFRKYDHLSGTAFIGYAALWGSYGATRIYIGVLGETPITTFMPQQMMNNMSMSTNMISNISLNATNENPVCHLRMSINESAIAGLVPYILLSFILAFCSATVNYIMPFVFGAITATLVFEAVGLVASSWALVVSGVLEFLILMFAIYGSAALLVKGLTQRLVLKGFGTPLFNVLLLGTPNSASAQSIGQEKKKNTKYAEPMALGFFCDTVAPFIFAFYSFGYMKAFGLGAIWVSITTVAQLFSSYYAHLRQDCYHTTKFGLHATYWLIKAWDEFVVSVLVVEDSKVVSGREIMVGNWFFVMASVVLCVGSLNTDVLELIHNMLFVLLTVSTIPQIPLQGYYIFFGVACSLFTAASLYGTFARLINSIAEKSLIPVGPQPISADQLKKALKCCRTKQGDQEALPQTDQASDALFYLSNGVAALSALHVSSSSTNPAFLHLTVPWVLISGAIIQAYVSRLQVTGAGRFGSVIPSTYVAVWATWTWFRFAGNLLQFSTVTAYGFTAGAIALLVINAFLMLIAAYKNLVLLFLTVVMEVVLVCFLLSTLQRLPHELEIAMLALLSTMCIYGALASLVNCIFSQRLLPMGPPLIKEELKQDSAPEPPCPVTYSRLTSGLLKIAGILEEGGVCGIPTDTVYALAASCKNPKAIEKIYNIKDRPAEKPICICISNVEQLVAATPPFSPLLWEFMRNVYPGGISCIVSKGDWLFKLGVGPAYDRVGTKDSIMIRVPDHTVTGHLCDITGPLAITSANPSGEPDSTHHTMVLNRLGHKLQGVLCDGESNEVVASTVVNCLKIDEGTITIVREGCVPAVKVRQIFERVKSTVV; this is encoded by the exons ATGGCGACATCCGATGGATTTCCAGCGAGTTTCTATGGTGAACCAGGAGTGTTAGGCATGTTATCTAATGGGATTAGTGCATTCCTTGTACTGCTACAGAACTTCAATACAGCAACCACTGGCAATGCACCAGTCGGGGTGGAGAATATACTTGCAG GTGTTCATCTCATCCTGATTGGTGGTATATGTCAACTGGTGGCCGGACTGCTTTCCTTTAGAAAATACGATCATCTGAGTGGCACTGCCTTCATTGGCTATGCTGCTCTTTGGGGCAGTTATGGTGCTACCCGAATCTACATTGGTGTCTTAGGTGAGACTCCTATAACAACATTTATGCCACAACAGATGATGAACAATATGTCCATGTCAACTAACATGATAAGTAACATTTCTCTGAATGCCACCAATGAGAACCCAGTTTGTCATTTACGCATGTCCATAAATGAGTCAGCTATCGCTGGTCTGGTCCCCTATATTCTTCTGTCCTTTATCCTTGCGTTTTGCTCTGCCACGGTCAACTACATCATGCCTTTTGTTTTTGGAGCCATTACAGCCACCTTAGTTTTTGAAGCAGTGGGCCTGGTAGCAAGCTCCTGGGCTCTTGTGGTTTCTGGAGTTCTGGAATTTCTCATTTTGATGTTTGCCATCTACGGTTCAGCTGCACTGCTCGTCAAAGGTCTGACTCAACGTCTAGTCCTCAAAGGCTTTGGTACCCCCCTCTTTAACGTTCTCCTCCTAGGGACCCCCAACTCAGCAAGTGCTCAAAGCATTGGccaagagaaaaagaaaaacacgaaATATGCAGAGCCCATGGCCTTGGGTTTTTTCTGTGACACCGTTGCTCCCTTCATCTTTGCTTTCTACAGCTTTGGGTACATGAAGGCCTTTGGCTTAGGAGCGATATGGGTCTCAATCACCACAGTTGCCCAGCTGTTCTCCAGCTATTATGCCCACCTGCGCCAAGACTGCTACCACACGACTAAGTTTGGTCTTCATGCCACATATTGGCTGATCAAGGCTTGGGATGAGTTTGTGGTATCTGTTCTGGTTGTGGAGGACAGTAAAGTAGTCTCAGGGAGAGAAATTATGGTGGGGAATTGGTTCTTTGTGATGGCAAGCGTGGTGCTCTGCGTGGGAAGCCTGAACACAGATGTCCTGGAGCTCATCCACAACATGCTGTTTGTCCTGCTCACAGTCTCAACAATCCCTCAGATTCCTCTCCAAGGATACTACATCTTCTTTGGCGTAGCTTGCTCCCTGTTCACCGCAGCCTCCTTGTATGGTACTTTTGCGCGTCTTATCAACTCTATAGCGGAGAAGTCTCTAATCCCTGTTGGACCACAGCCAATCTCCGCTGACCAGTTGAAGAAGGCTTTGAAATGCTGCAGGACCAAGCAGGGAGACCAGGAGGCGCTGCCCCAAACTGACCAGGCTTCAGACGCCCTGTTCTACCTTTCAAATGGAGTTGCAGCCCTCTCAGCTCTTCATGTAAGTTCATCCAGCACGAATCCTGCCTTCCTTCATCTGACTGTTCCTTGGGTCCTCATCTCTGGAGCCATCATCCAGGCCTATGTCAGCCGACTGCAAGTCACAGGAGCTGGCCGCTTTGGGTCAGTCATCCCTTCCACCTATGTAGCCGTATGGGCAACATGGACCTGGTTTAGGTTTGCAG GTAACCTGCTTCAGTTTTCCACAGTGACAGCTTACGGTTTCACAGCAGGAGCCATTGCTCTTCTGGTCATTAATGCTTTCCTCATGCTGATTG CTGCCTATAAGAACCTGGTGTTGCTGTTTCTAACAGTAGTCATGGAGGTTGTTCTGGTCTGTTTCCTGCTTTCCACTCTGCAACGACTGCCACATGAACTAGAAA TAGCCATGCTTGCACTACTTTCaacaatgtgtatatatggaGCTCTGGCATCACTGGTGAACTGCATCTTCTCACAGAGGCTGCTACCTATGGGCCCTCCCTTAATAAAG GAGGAATTGAAGCAGGATTCTGCTCCAGAACCACCCTGTCCTGTGACTTATTCAAGACTCACCAGCGGTCTCCTGAAGATCGCTGGCAttctggaggaaggaggagtgtGTGGTATTCCTACAGACACTGTGTATGCCCTGGCAGCCTCCTGCAAGAATCCTAAAGCTATTGAGAAAATCTACAATATTAAA GACAGACCAGCAGAGAAGCCCATCTGCATCTGCATCTCTAATGTGGAGCAGCTGGTGGCAGCAACGCCTCCCTTCAGCCCTCTGCTCTGGGAGTTTATGAGGAATGTGTATCCAGGAGGCATCAGTTGCATCGTCAGCAAAGGAGACTGGCTTTTCAAACTAG GAGTAGGACCAGCTTATGATCGTGTTGGCACCAAGGACAGCATCATGATCCGCGTCCCTGACCACACTGTGACGGGCCACCTATGTGACATCACCGGGCCCCTTGCTATTACTTCAGCAAACCCCAGTGGAGAGCCAGACAGTACTCACCACACCATGGTCCTCAA TCGACTGGGACACAAGCTCCAAGGGGTTCTCTGCGATGGGGAGTCAAATGAAGTTGTTGCTTCCACTGTGGTCAACTGCCTGAAGATTGATGAAG GGACCATTACCATTGTGAGAGAAGGCTGTGTCCCTGCAGTAAAAGTCAGACAGATATTCGAGAGAGTGAAAAGCACTGTGGTGTGA
- the rlim gene encoding E3 ubiquitin-protein ligase RNF12-A: MEGSDSLEQSGSDQPESQRRRQLDRLDREEAFYQFVNNLSDDDYRLMRDNNLLGTPGEVTEDELFSRLQQIKDGPEQQNNSTTAPSTESVEDPVEPPENSEDPANGDSLLDWLNTVRRTGNTTRTGHRGNQSWRAVSQTNPNSGDFRFSLEISVNRNLAEQQAAAEGEQESQESPEGQEVVANADPLVANADALVANADALVANADALVATADALVATADALVASAEPLVSSAEPLVSSAEPVVSRAEPLVSRAEPLVSRAEPLVFRAEPLVSRAEPLVSRAEPLVSRAEPLVSRAEPLVSIAQPLVSTGSAMVSLAEPQVAIAEPQVTIAEPQVTIAEPHVFIAEPQVPMETEVVEEPVVEELAVIVEPEPELEEVVSQEIFGEPPRSPVALSVQPPLSPSPRRGQRRARSRSPEPRRTRARTARSRSPLNLDQQDGFRNPNNAHSSQGLNSATNTPLEPQVEGSSRTRQHVLSRQSTADTEVQPSRAGAETVPEAQNMGSQEGEAAGGEVGAAGRRPPTIMLDLQVRRVRPGEYRQRDSIASRTRSRSQNSNNTFLYESERGGFRRTFSRSERAGVRTYVSTIRIPIRRISDAGLGEATSMALQSMIRQIMTGFGELGYLMDSDSDSSDSNRGVSTPADLAESLNNPDVAPVAAPVADVDEPPVAAGVRVRTAESDIDEGLATAPPPSGGRARPRPPISLEEPSSLPFLRLAHFFLLNDDDEDQPQGLTKEQIDNLSMRNFGESDALKTCSVCITEYAEGNKLRKLPCSHEYHVHCIDRWLSENSTCPICRRAVLVSANRESVV; this comes from the exons ATGGAAGGGTCTGACAGTTTAGAGCAGAGTGGCAGTGACCAGCCAGAGTCCCAGCGCAGGAGGCAGCTGGACCGCTTGGACAGGGAGGAGGCCTTCTACCAGTTTGTCAACAATCTAAGTGATGATGACTATCGTCTCATGAGAGACAACAATCTTTTGGGCACCCCAG GAGAGGTCACAGAAGATGAGCTGTTTAGTAGACTTCAGCAAATAAAGGATGGTCCAGAACAGCAGAATAACAGTACTACTGCCCCCAGCACCGAAAGTGTAGAAGATCCAGTTG AACCACCAGAAAACTCTGAGGATCCTGCCAATGGGGATAGTCTCTTAGACTGGCTGAACACAGTAAGGCGCACAGGCAACACAACTAGAACTGGTCATCGTGGAAACCAGTCGTGGCGGGCCGTAAGCCAGACCAACCCAAACAGTGGCGATTTTCGCTTCAGCCTGGAAATCAGTGTGAATCGTAACCTGGCTGAACAGCAGGCAGCTGCTGAAGGGGAGCAGGAGTCTCAAGAGTCTCCAGAGGGCCAAGAAGTGGTGGCGAATGCTGATCCACTGGTGGCGAATGCGGATGCACTGGTGGCGAATGCAGATGCACTGGTGGCGAATGCGGATGCACTGGTGGCGACTGCTGATGCACTGGTGGCGACTGCGGATGCACTGGTGGCGAGTGCTGAACCGTTGGTGTCTAGTGCTGAACCGCTGGTGTCCAGTGCTGAACCGGTGGTGTCACGTGCTGAACCGCTGGTGTCACGTGCTGAACCGCTGGTGTCCCGTGCTGAACCACTGGTGTTCCGTGCTGAACCGCTGGTGTCCCGTGCTGAGCCACTGGTATCCCGTGCTGAGCCACTGGTGTCCCGTGCTGAACCACTAGTGTCCCGTGCTGAACCACTAGTGTCCATTGCTCAGCCTCTGGTGTCCACTGGCTCAGCAATGGTGTCCCTTGCTGAGCCACAGGTGGCCATTGCTGAGCCACAGGTGACCATTGCTGAGCCACAGGTGACCATTGCTGAGCCACATGTGTTTATTGCTGAGCCACAGGTGCCCATGGAGACGGAAGTGGTGGAAGAACCAGTTGTAGAGGAATTGGCTGTCATAGTGGAACCAGAGCCTGAATTAGAAGAAGTTGTTTCACAAGAGATTTTTGGAGAACCACCCAGGTCACCTGTCGCCCTATCGGTACAGCCACcactttctccttctccacgcAGAGGACAAAGGAGAGCTCGCAGCCGTAGTCCAGAACCACGCAGGACTAGAGCCCGTACTGCCAGGAGCCGCTCCCCTCTCAACCTGGATCAGCAGGATGGTTTTCGTAATCCAAATAATGCTCACAGCTCTCAAGGCCTCAACTCTGCCACCAATACACCCCTTGAGCCTCAAGTGGAGGGCAGTTCCCGGACTCGACAACATGTTCTTTCTAGGCAAAGCACTGCTGACACTGAGGTTCAGCCATCTAGGGCTGGTGCAGAAACGGTCCCAGAGGCCCAAAATATGGGATCTCAGGAAGGAGAAGCTGCTGGGGGCGAAGTGGGCGCAGCAGGGCGCCGCCCCCCTACTATTATGCTTGATCTTCAGGTGCGCCGTGTGCGTCCAGGCGAATATCGTCAGAGAGACAGCATTGCTAGCCGAACCCGCTCGCGCTCCCAGAActcaaacaacacatttctttatGAGAGTGAGCGTGGTGGATTTCGTAGGACTTTCTCTCGCTCCGAGCGTGCTGGTGTAAGGACCTACGTCAGCACTATTCGCATCCCTATCCGAAGAATCTCTGATGCAGGTTTGGGAGAGGCAACCTCAATGGCTCTCCAATCTATGATTAGGCAGATaatgactggttttggtgaacTCGGCTACCTCATGGATTCAGACTCTGATTCTTCAGATTCAAACCGTGGAGTTAGCACACCTGCAGATCTGGCTGAATCCCTCAACAACCCAGATGttgctcctgttgctgctcctgtTGCTGATGTTGATGAACCACCTGTGGCTGCAGGAGTCAGGGTAAGGACAGCTGAATCTGATATTGATGAGGGCCTTGCTACTGCGCCACCTCCCTCTGGGGGCAGGGCTCGGCCTAGACCACCTATCAGCCTGGAGGAGCCCAGCTCACTGCCCTTCCTGCGGCTTGCCCACTTCTTCCTCCTAAATGATGACGACGAGGACCAGCCCCAAGGGCTGACCAAGGAGCAGATTGACAACCTCTCAATGCGCAACTTTGGTGAAAGTGATGCCTTGAAGACTTGCAGTGTATGCATTACAGAATATGCAGAAGGTAACAAGCTACGTAAGCTGCCCTGCTCTCACGAGTATCATGTGCACTGCATTGATCGCTGGCTCTCCGAAAACTCAACTTGTCCCATCTGCCGCAGGGCTGTCTTGGTATCGGCCAACCGGGAGAGTGTGGTGTAG